The following DNA comes from Acipenser ruthenus chromosome 47, fAciRut3.2 maternal haplotype, whole genome shotgun sequence.
GAACCTGGTGTCGCACAGCCGGCCCGCTATGGTCTCCAGCATGGCTTCTATCCTGGAAGGAGCGGGGGATTACCGGTCGGATCACAGCCTGGCAGGGTCCTTGCACCCGGCCATGAGCATGTCTGCCTGCGAATCCCAGTCCGGCATGAGCCTCAGCAACACCTACACCACGCTGACCCCCCTGCAGCACCTGCCGCCCATCTCCACGGTCTCTGACAAGTTTCACCATCAtccccaccaccaccatcaccaccaccacgcacaccagcggcTCGCCGCCAGCAACGTCAGCGGCAGCTTCACCTTGATGCGGGACGACCGGAGCCTGGCTTCCATGGGCAACCTGTACAGCCATTACCCGAAGGACATGTCCAGCATGGGCCAGTCGCTTTCTCCGCTCTCCAACGGCCTCGGTTCTTTGCACAACTCCCAGCAGACCCTCAGCGCCTACGGCCCAGGGGGTCACCTGTCCAACGAGAAGATGCTTTCGCCCAACGGGTACGAGTCGCACGCTGCCATGCTGTCCCGGAGCGAGGACCACTTGGCTCGGGGGCTCGGGGGGCCGGGAGCCGGCATGATGCCAGCGCTGAACGGCATGCACTCGCACGGGCACCACCATGCCCAGTCCAGTGGCTCCATACTGTCCGAGAGGGACAGACAAGCGGCAGGCGGATCTCAGGGCGTGGGGCCCGGGCAAGTGGAGGAGATCAACACGAAAGAGGTGGCTCAGAGGATCACGGCGGAGCTAAAGCGCTACAGCATCCCGCAGGCGATTTTCGCGCAGCGGATCCTGTGCAGGTCCCAGGGCACACTATCGGACCTGCTGCGGAACCCCAAACCGTGGAGTAAACTCAAGTCGGGCCGGGAGACCTTCAGAAGGATGTGGAAGTGGCTCCAGGAACCGGAGTTCCAGAGGATGTCTGCGCTCAGACTGGCGGGTAAGTGAGGAGGGAGAGGCGGGCTGAACCGGCGAGCTATCCCGGGTCCAGCTTACTCAGTGCGTGCATGGGTAGGGTACACACAAATACAGGACGGGTTTGCTAGGATATGGAAGCACAATCAAACACACTGTGCAGCCCAGAGAAGGAAATGCGTTCTGTATTTAGATACACGAAACAGCATGCAACAGAAACACTGCTGTGCAGAGCAGACCGCACAGCTGTGTCAATACACGCATGGGCTCATGAACCCCATTCCAGGTACGATCCACGTGTGACGGGGTGATCAAGCCGGGTTACTGCGGAGAACTGGATCTACAATAACACTGACTGCGACAGGAAAGATACAAATCACTATAGCTCTCGGTTTATGTTCTGTTAGCCAATAAGAAAGCACTGAATTTGCGAACGCCTTTGTAAACGTATTTTCGGCAGGTatcgtgtgtatatatatatatatatatatatatatatatatatatatatatatatatatatatataattacaggctATCTCTCCGCTGTGTCGGACACTTGACTAAAGGTCATATTCGTGTATTCCAACATGCCTTctctctctgccccccccccctaaCGAGCTCCAGTGTCACCCGggagcaaacacacacaccaagCCCGCCTATCGCTGCCCCTCAGCGGGTCAGAATGAGATGACCTCTCGGTGATCGATACCGCGCTTCCCAgcgttcattttaaaaaatgtcaaactGATCAAGGATCGATTCcgttctctaaaaaaaaaaaaactacaaacaaacacacagctatcCACACAATTCTATATTTAATTCTCTGTAGGAGTGAGAGGGTGTAACATTCtatttaatattttacagtaCAAGACAGCGTGCATGTATatagtgtacacacacacaggtataaaCTGCTATTAAAAACgcaatgcatttctgttttcataTCTCTAGTAATCTCCCCAGCATGGCTgcggactattattattattattattattattattattattattattattattattattatttatttcttagctgacgctcttatccagggcgacttacaattgttacaagatatcacattattttgacatacaattacccatttatacagttgggttttttcactggagcaatctaggtaaagtaccttgctcaagggtacagcagcagtgtccccacctgggattgaacccacgaccctctggtcaagagtccagagcccctgaccgctactccacactgctgcccctactgcTTATtagtagtgtgtatatatatgtatatatatatatatctctcactTTATATTCTGTTTATCTCTGATTGTTTTCCATAATTTGCAAATCACACAAGCAGAGAGGATCAGATTTCAGACAGTGGCAGGaatgtttaaaatatacataaaaaccCATCGAGAGGAGACACGCAGGACTTCAAACGCTGTACTGAAGAGAGAATCTATTGAGACATGGAGACCGAGAAGCTCCTTCTGCTTCCTGGAGGGAGTTTCTATGACATACAGCTTGCATTGTGCGGAGCGTATCACCTCAATGCACAGATTACCCGCTCTCTTtctgtttgtgtatatatatatatatatatatatatatatatatatatatatatatatatatatatatatatatatatatatatatattctgtagcCTTCTCTAGCAGTCTTGAGCTGTGCAACATGCTTTGTGCTTCACGCCCAGCTCCTGTGTGCAAGGTTAGTGTAACGCTATTTTACCTACAATCCCGTATTTCACCGCCTCTTCAATTAGCCGTGCACTTCCAGTCGATTTACGATTGAAAAGCAGTTAATGGGATGCAAATGGTCCCCGTTCTTTTACAGGGTTCTggtaaataaaggtttaaacactGGCCCCATCGTCTCTTTAAGTACCTCTGTTGTTAAACCTAATTGAGCAGCAGGTTTTTATATCTTACACcgacacaataaaataaacaggagCGAGCTCAGCGGCACAGGGGCCGAGTCTGCAGCACGGCGTCTCCTACACCAAGAGAGCCGAACAACCTGGAGAACAACAATAATATTACAGTAGAAAtgaacaacaaatatatatatatacccttgaaacacacacacagacacacacacacacgcacacacacgcacacagacacacacacacacactcgcacacacaccccggaatgtatattttatatgtagGGTTGCATCCTTTATTCGTTATAGAATAACCAGCGGGATTACACAGACCAAAACAGAAGCAGCAAAAAAGCtctttatttctttaagtattaGGAGAGTCGTATTTTTATTTGCTGTTGTCTGTAAATTgatattttatatgttttatatagaggcgtaataaaaaataaaaattaaaaaatagtaatgcgagcaagttatattttaaaaaataaagcaagtaCAGGCTGAACCAACAGCAAcgacaaaaacaataatatatatatatatatatgtgtgtgtgtgtacatatatttatattttttttttaccaaatacaTAAATATCTGTAAAAGGAAATCGATAATCGGTTGCATAACGGCGGTAAATGAATGGCACAAAATGAGTCTTTTAAGagttttaaatattcaaaacattgaaatgtattttcccCCTAAGTCCTAAATAACACGGTGTTTCGGTGTGTAGTGCTGCATTTGATGGATAATTGTATTGTACAGAAAGAGTAGCTTGTGAGGTTACAATACACGAAGCCCCTAATGATAAACTCTCGACAGCTTCTCGGTCCACACGTTAAACACAATTACAAAGAGCAGATTCGACCCCCCACGCATGACTGTCACCCTTTACAGGCATTCTGTTTCGTGGTTGCGACAGTAATCTGCTCCAGTGCAAGTCCGGTCATTTCCGACACGATGACAAATGGCTGGCATACAGACAGTCGGAATACATTGTAATTATTGCATTTAAATGCGCAATTATGCGGAATGCGCGTGTGTGCTTGAGGGGGTAGAGGGGCTCTCCTCCAGCCACTGAAATCAATACATTCAAATTACTATTCTGAATTCATCAGTCACGGCAATCGATTTCAAACACCacgtacatatacatacatacatacatacatacatacatacatacatacatacattatatatatataaagacatggAAAAcaagtgagtgagagagagagagagagagagagagagagagagagagagagagagagagagagagagagagagagagagaatggctGGGATCTGCTGTATGTTAGTGACCCCGGTTCGCTGTTATATACAAACAGATGTATTTCTCCAAATATCCCAAATACTGGCGGAGGAGAGCGCGAAAAGACATATGAGCGTTTGTTAATGCACTTATCAGTGTAATGCTGTTGAGCGCCGTCAATATGATGGATTGGTAACTGTTCAGTCTGAAAACGCGTGTGGAGGAAACTCTTCCGAGAACACGCGGGTGCAGTTTTAGATTCCCGCAGTGGCTTACGCGGGGGTCGGGGTATATCATTCTGTACCCATTTGCATTGTACCCACATATGACAGAGAGGCCACTCCGCTTCTCTGAACGCTGCGGTGCACTGTCTGCTCCTGCCCGTTCGGCACAGTTAATACAAACCCTGCGCTCGCATGAGATCTACACCGTGGTGTGTGCTGCAGCCAGAGTGAATGTACACTGGGATCCCACGGGCTTTTCAAACAGCCGACCCCAGATCATACACCCTGCTAGTGTTCCTCTGACTTGTATTGAGGATACGAGGCTACCAGGAGAAATACGCGTGATCTGAAAAACACCAACACAGCTCTCACCATTCAAAATACTCAGATGTGTTTATAAGACGCGCCTTTCCTGCTCAAGTTGCTATTTAAGATCCGGTTTCTGTTTGTATCTCGAGTCACACAATATGAATCTTGAGGTTTCCGAAACCCAATTGTAACAGAACGCGGATTCTCGGGACACCAGGAAgcacaaatgaaatgaaaatatatCAATGACATCGCGTATGAGAACCCCCTCCCCGTGTGGCTGCGGTGCGAGGGAGGAGGACACGGCTGCGCTGCGAGGGAGGAGGACACGGCTGCGATGCGAGGGAGGGGTGACACGGCTGCGCTGCGAGGGAGGAGGACACGGCTGCGCTGCGAGGGAGGAGGACACGGCTGCGGTGCGAGGGAGGAGGACACGGCTGCGCTGCGAGGGAGGAGGACACGGCTGCGGTGCGAGGGAGGAGGACACGGCTGCGCTGCGAGGGAGGAGGACACGGCTGCGCTGCGAGGGAGGGGGACACGGCTGCGCTGCGAGGGAGGGGGACACGGCTGCGGTGCGAGGGAGGAGGACACGGCTGCGCTGCGAGGGAGGAGGACACGGCTGCGCTGCGAGGGAGGGGGACACGGCTGCGGTGCGAGGGAGGAGGACACGGCTGCGGTGTGAGGGAGGAGGACACGGCTGCGATGTCGCTCTCAGGCTCTGTCTGGGACACGCTTTGGTGGACTAATCCCAGTTAAAGATTGCATTAAATGTGGAAAATCATTCGTCTCTGCATTCGTGCTGAATTCAACACTCCATCTCAATGTATTTGGTCGGGTCAGTAAAGAACTGATCGATACGGATAGCCACTGCATCGATCAATTCTTTCGACTCAATTCACTCCCGCAGGGCAGCCGGCTCTCTGCGTGCTGGGgtgaagagagggagggagagagagagtgaagagagacagacagacagagtgagtgagagggagagagagacagagtgagtgtgagagaatggtgtgtgtgtgtgtgagtgtgtgtgtgtgctctgtggtgtctgtgtgtgagtgtgtgtgttctgtggtgtgtgtgtgagtgtgtgtgtgtgtgtgtgtgtgtgtgtgtgtgtgtgtgtgtgagtgtgtgtgtgtgagtgtgtgtgtgttctgtagtgtgtgtgtgtgtgtacagcctaGCTCTCTGTGAAGTCTTTTGCCTGTGTTGGTGGCAGGGAATGTAGGTTTGTCAAGGCTGTCAAATaataattgcattattttttctaCAGTACCAGAGACAGCTATATAAAGAGAAATACGACTACTAATACATTTCACGCCCAAGTATATAAACCGGCAGCATAAAATTACATGGATATTGCAGTACATTTATTTCATCATATTAAATATCACTTACAGCAATTAtactttatacaaaaataaaaagactcTTGGGCTCCCTCCCTTATTTGCATCGCGGGGCCATAATGTGCCCGTGAAGCGCTACAGACTCAATGTGAAACAGGTGCGATTTTCATTTGGTTTAGCACGGAGAGGGGCAGAGGGGGTGGACTGGGCAGCTCCCCCATCCCGCTCCCTTCCATTCCCCGCAGCCCGCTGTagcggtgctgctgctgctgctgctgctgctgcactcaatCGTGATGTATTAGTTTGGCTCAGTAAATAGGAGATCGATAAACAAGCCGGACCTCTGAAATTGCCCTCGCAGCTTTCCTCTTCACCACACTCCTATAGCCAGCCAGCCGACCGGACAGACGCTTCTCTGCAATGCATTATTCATGGAGGGGTTCTAACGTGGCTTTGTGGCCAGCTCGGAGGCGGCCGTGGCGGGCTCGGTTATAAGCTGGCTACCCATACCCCCTCTCCATTCACAAGAAACAGGCCACTATGGACATTatataacagagagagagagagagagagagagagagagagagagagagagagagagagagagagagagagagagagagagagagagagagagagagagagagagagacacacacacacacacacacacacagagtccatTGCggtgtgttgttttcttttgggaATACAATGGCACCAAGCAGGAGTAGTTTGtactgtaatatataatataatatcatataATATCATATAATATACATGTAGCCTCAATTTCTAATCGATTGTTTCGTTTtccagaaaaaaacaagcaaaaaaagagAGAAGGTAGAAAAACAGAATCAGAAAAGAGAGACAACAAACACACGCGCGGTCGCGGAGGGGCTGCCAGGCGGAGGGACGGGTCTGACAGCGCAGCGATATTACAATCCCCGTGAACCTGTCAAACCGAACACGACCGCGGGCTCCACGGCCTCGGCACACTCTGGCATTCGTACTGTGAGCGAGACACCTTCATGTGCTTCAGTTTCCATCATCAGTCTGAGGAAAAGACACCCGGATGTACTCGGGCCCAGTTTCAAACCCAGCTGGGACCCCTTTCCACCGGATCGGGAGATTCCAACCGAACAGGAACTCGCGAAGGTTGCAAAGCAAAAGGAACTGACtttgtgcgtttttttttgtttgattttgattGTAGCTTTTGGAATCTTCTTTGTAACTGGAATGGCGTCGATTGTGAATtcaacagccacacacacacacacgcacacatttcCCACAGTGCTTCTGACATTTAAAGTTCCGATTGATTTTCACCTTTGAACACGAGTAAGAGCCCCGGGTTCTTGTATCGAAGCCTTTTAGTTTTAACACGGGAAAGCCAGAAACCTCACTGAAgccttaaaataaaatcaatcagtTTGCAAACTAAATCTATAGCGATGCATAGAGATTCATGTCAGGACACTTGAATTGCACAGTATTGCGCTATATATACAGCCACCTGACACACAGCTATAGTATATTGTAGGAGCTGCACTGAGAATTCGTTGTTGGGTTCTGCAGCCGTGTAACCCATTATAGAAACGTGTATTTTTTAGCCAGAGAAAGTCCGACCACACATTATTTGGCATGTGCTGTATTATCTAACGAGTCTGGGGGCGGGGGGAGTTGCAATCAACGTGCAATGCCAATTCTATCTTGAAGCAAACTTCTACACTGAAGAACAGAAACGAGAAGGCACGGGTATTGTGTGTATTGTGCAAGAAACCTTCTCTTGTTCTGACTGTGCACAGAAGCTTGTGCGATGCTGGCTGTATTGCTGTTGTGCTTCAGTTCCATTAAAGGTATTTCAATACAATGGATTGTGGATTGCTGTGATTACCACACTGTGACGCGAAGCTCCCCCACAGAACACATCCGAGACGAAGCGTTCTTCACCCGTGTGGAGTCCATTATGGGTATAGCACCTATGTAATAGCAGCGCATTTCCTTAGACATCGCCGGTGCGTCATCAGTACACACTCCAGACAGTGCGATCCGCGGAGGGCTGGGATCATGGGGCGGTAGAGAGGGAGGCAGGCATGCAGACAGGTACTACTGCGAGCAGATCGATGGACACTTTAATAATTGATAGGCGAGTCGGTGAGGAGTGCGCTATAGCCGGGGTAATTGGATATACAGCGAGCCAGGCAGGTGTATGAACGATATAGTGACAGTGTAACTCAGCGGTGTTATCAGGGTTATTGGTTATCCGGAAGATGCTGTCGTTGTGCACAGATCACATGGAGATCTGCTTGAGAGCGCGCTCAGTACAGATCCACACTGTACTGGATGCGCTCCAGAGACGCTGCAGGCTAGATCATTGCAAGCCAGTCCCGGTCAAGGTGAAATATTCAGCGCTGAGAGTTTCGAGTGCACAGCGGCTACAGCTGGAGGTGACATATCTCTGCGATTAGGGTACTGTctatggagggagggaggcaggcagggagagcgctgtgtgtgtgtgtgtgtgtgtgtgtgtgcgtgtgcgtgtgtgtgtgtgcgtgtgtgtgtgcgagagagagagagagagagagagagagagagagagagagagagagagagcagtgtgcGGAGGGTATAGAGGGGGGCTGTGCTGTACATTGTAAAGGCTGATCCAGCGCCAACTGAATCTGTATTGATTTCCATCCAAGCGCTCCTTTCCATTTATA
Coding sequences within:
- the LOC117966296 gene encoding one cut domain family member 2-like isoform X2, with amino-acid sequence MELTMDNLGNLHSVSHSQSGELMSASHGRQPSHRNLVSHSRPAMVSSMASILEGAGDYRSDHSLAGSLHPAMSMSACESQSGMSLSNTYTTLTPLQHLPPISTVSDKFHHHPHHHHHHHHAHQRLAASNVSGSFTLMRDDRSLASMGNLYSHYPKDMSSMGQSLSPLSNGLGSLHNSQQTLSAYGPGGHLSNEKMLSPNGYESHAAMLSRSEDHLARGLGGPGAGMMPALNGMHSHGHHHAQSSGSILSERDRQAAGGSQGVGPGQVEEINTKEVAQRITAELKRYSIPQAIFAQRILCRSQGTLSDLLRNPKPWSKLKSGRETFRRMWKWLQEPEFQRMSALRLAEKNKQKKREGRKTESEKRDNKHTRGRGGAARRRDGSDSAAILQSP
- the LOC117966296 gene encoding one cut domain family member 2-like isoform X1, translated to MELTMDNLGNLHSVSHSQSGELMSASHGRQPSHRNLVSHSRPAMVSSMASILEGAGDYRSDHSLAGSLHPAMSMSACESQSGMSLSNTYTTLTPLQHLPPISTVSDKFHHHPHHHHHHHHAHQRLAASNVSGSFTLMRDDRSLASMGNLYSHYPKDMSSMGQSLSPLSNGLGSLHNSQQTLSAYGPGGHLSNEKMLSPNGYESHAAMLSRSEDHLARGLGGPGAGMMPALNGMHSHGHHHAQSSGSILSERDRQAAGGSQGVGPGQVEEINTKEVAQRITAELKRYSIPQAIFAQRILCRSQGTLSDLLRNPKPWSKLKSGRETFRRMWKWLQEPEFQRMSALRLAACKRKEQEQHKDRNLVPKKQRLVFTDLQRRTLIAIFKENKRPSKEMQMTISQQLGLELNTVSNFFMNARRRCVDRWHEEHSGSPGQPGTSTSTFSKA